TTCTGGGTCGTCTGGAACATCTTCGCGCCGGAGAACCTGCGCTGGGACCAGTACCCGTTCATCTTCCTGACCCTCGCGCTCAGCCTCCAGGCGTCGTACGCCGCCCCGCTGATCCTGCTCGCCCAGAACCGCCAGGAGGCCCGCGACCGCGTCCAGTACGAACGCGACCGCGACGTCGACGCCCGCTCCCGCGCCGACATGGAGTTCCTCGCCCGCGAAATGGCATCGCTGCGCATGTCCGTCGGCGAGGTCGCCACCCGGGACTTCCTCCGCTCCGAACTACGTTCCCTCCTGGCCGAACTCGACAAGGACCGCGAGGACGACCGGGTCTGAGCTATCGGCCTTGGGGACGGTGATAGTTCAAGCTCTGGTTAGGGTTGCCTTGCCGGACTCAGGTCACAGTGGACCGTGGTGGGGCGGTTGTGGGTGAGCACGTAGCCTGTGTGCATGGCTCCCTCTGCTGACCAGGTGACCGCTGCGCTCGGGTCGGTCATCGATCCCGAGATCAAGAAACCGATCACCGAGCTGGGCATGGTCGAGTCCGTCGTGGTGAAGACCGACGGCGTGGTCGCGGTGAAGATCCTGCTGACCGTGTCCGGCTGCCCGATGAAGGACACGCTGCGGCGGGACACGGTCGCCGCGGTGAGTGCGCTCGACGGCGTGACCGCGGTGGAGGTCGAGCTGGGGGTCATGTCGACCGAGCAGCGCGCGGCTCTGCAGACCCAGTTGCGGGGTGGGGTCGCGGAGAAGGAGATCCCGTTCTCGCGGGCGGACTCGTTGACGAAGGTGTTCGCGATCGCCTCCGGCAAGGGCGGCGTCGGCAAGTCGTCGGTGACGGTGAACCTGGCGGTCGCGATGGCGGCCAAGGGGCTGTCGGTCGGCGTACTGGACGCGGACATCTACGGGCACTCGATCCCCGCGATGTTCGGGATCGCCGACGAGAAGCCGACCGCGGTCGACGACATGATCATGCCGGTGCCCGCGTACGGCGTGAAGGTGATCTCGATCGGCATGCTGAAGCCGAAGCGCGACCAGGTGGTCGCCTGGCGCGGGCCGATCCTGGACCGCGCGCTGGTGCAGATGCTGGCCGACGTGTACTGGGGCGACCTCGACGTCCTGCTGCTCGACCTGCCGCCGGGGACCGGCGACATCGCGATCTCGGTCGGCCAGCGGCTGACCACCGCCGAGGTCATCGTCGTGACGACCCCGCAGGAGGCCGCCGCCGAGGTGGCCGAGCGGGCCGGCACGATGGCGCAGATGGTGCACCAGCGCGTCGCGGGCGTCATCGAGAACATGTCGTTCCTGCCCTGCCCGCACTGCGGCCCCGAGCACCGCATCGAGATCTTCGGCACCGGCGGCGGCCTGCGCGTCTCCGAGACCCTCTCGGCCCGCCTCGGCTACCCGATCCCCCTGCTCGGCGAGATCCCGCTCGACGAACGCCTCCGCAGCGGCGGCGACCTCGGCCAGCCCCTGGCGATGTCCGACCCGGACACCCCCGCCTCCCAGGTCATCGTCGACATCGCCGAACGCCTCGGCGGCAAACCCCGAGGCCTCCTCGGCCGCCAACTCGGCCTTTCTCCGGTCGGCCGCTGACAAACCAACGCAAAGGGTCGTCCACGTGAGTGGACGGCCCTTTCTGTCGCACCGACCGAGTTGCGGAACGCGGTTGTTCGGTTGCGGAACGTGCTGGAAACCTTGACGGGGCCTGTGACGGTCGGGTATCTCTTGCTGACAACGATGTCACACCGCCCGTGACAGCACCGCCCCGAAACGCTGCGGCGCCCCGCTCGCCCGCACGTCGTCCGCCGCCCTGGACGGCGTGTGCGGAGCGGGGTGCGGCCGCGTGGAGTGCACGGTGCCGTCCCGACGTCGAAGGACCGCCCGTGATGAAGCACCGTCGTATCGCTGCCGTCCTAGCCGGCTCCCTGATCACCGCGCTGGTCTCGACAGCGCTGGCCTCCGCAGTGCCGAGCCCTTCTCCCCAGTACGACGGACAGCCGACCACTGCCCCACCCAGCACCACTCCACCAGGCCTCAGAGCGCAGGAGACGCTAGGGCAGAGCCGGATCACCAGCAGCTCGCCCGACCCGACCGAGCACGTCGACCCGCTGATCGGTACGTCGAACCTCGGTGACGTCTTCCCCGGCGCGGTCACGCCGTTCGGGATGTTCTCGTTCAGCCCGGAGACCAGTCGCGGCAACCATTTCCGGACCGCCGCGCCCGGTGGCTACCTGTACGACGCGACGCGCATCCGCGGCTTCAGCCTGACCCACATGTCGGGCACGGGCTGCGCCGGCGGCTCCGGTGACATCCCCATCTTCCCGTACGCCGGTGCGGTGACCACCTCCCCGCAGACCGATGCCAAGGACGAGGTGTACGCCAGCACGTTCTCCCACGCCAACGAGACCGCCAAGCCCGGCTACTACAAGGTCGGCCTCGACTCAGGTGCCACCGCCGAGCTGGCCGCCACCACCCGCACAGGCTCCGCCACGTTCACCTTCCCCGCCGACAAGGCCAAGTCCCTCCTGTTCCGGACGGCGAACTCCGAGGTCGGCTCCAGCGACGCAGCGGTCACCATCGACCCGGCCAAGCGCACTGTCACCGGCTCGGTGACCAGCGGCAACTTCTGCGGCTACCTGGCGTCGGTAGGCCAGCGCAGCTACTACACGCTGCACTTCGTCGCCCAGTTCGACCAGCCGTTCGCCAACCACGGCACCTGGAAGGACGCGGCTGTCAGCCCGGGCAGTACGTCGGCCGGCGGCGGTTCGACGTACGGGCCGGACGGCTGGATGCCGGCGGGCAAGGGCTCCGGCGCCTACCTCGGCTTCGACAGCAGCACGGTCAACATGCGCATCGGCATCAGCTACGTCAGCAAGGCCAACGCGGCCGAGAACCTCGCCAAGGAGAACCCGCGCGGCCAGACACTGGCCAAGACGGCCGCCAAGGCCAAGCAGGCCTGGCGCGACCAGCTGAACCGGATCGAGATCACCGGCGGCGCCACCGCCGACCGGACCACCTTCTACACCGCGCTCTATCACGCCCTGCTGCACCCGAACGTGTTCAGCGACGTCAACGGCCAGTACTGGGGCTTCGACCATAAGGCGCACAAGCTGAGCCGCGGCCAGAAGAACCAGTACGCCACCTTCTCCGGCTGGGACGTCTACCGCTCGCAGGTCCAGCTGCTGGCTCTGCTGGAGCCGCAGCGCGCCGGCGACGTCGCCCAGTCCCTGCTCAACCAGGCCCAGCAGAACGACGGCATCTGGGACCGCTGGACCCACGCCTCCGGCAGTACGGCGGTGATGACCGGCGACCCGTCAGCGCCTGCCCTGGCGGGGATCCACGCGTTCGGCGGTACCAACTTCGATGTACGGACCGCGCTGAAGTCGCTGGTCAAGGCAGCGACCGTCCCGACGGCCAAAGATCTCAGTTCCCAAGGCAAGCCGGTGATGTCGATCGGGCAGCGCCCCTCGCTCGACAAGTACCTGGCGCTCGGCTACATCCCGACCAAGTCGAACGCCTGGGGCGGCGCGGTCGAGACGCTCGAGGACACCACCGCCGACTTCGCGCTGGCCGAACTGGCCTCCGCGATCGGTGATCGCAAGACCGCCGCCAAGTTCGTGAAGCGCTCGCAGTACTGGCAGAACGTCTTCAACCCCGAGAACGGCGGCTACATCCAGAACCGCGACGAGAACGGCGCCTGGCCCGCCTTCACGCCCGCCACGCAGGACGGCTTCGCCGAGGGCAGCAGCGCGCAGTACACGTGGATGATCCCGCACAACCGCGCCGGCCTGTTCGAGGCGATGGGCGGCAAGGACGTCGTGAACCAGCGGCTGGACGCGTTCTTCAAGGACGCCGACGGCAACTGGGCGCTGACCAAGTCCGGTGACCTGCACGCCGAGATGGACAACGAGCCGTCGATCAACACGCCGTGGATCTACAACTACAGCGGTCAGCCCTACAAGGCGCAGGAGACGCTGCGGCAGGCGATGACCCAGCTGTGGAACACGACCACCGGCGGCATCCCCGGCAACGACGACCTCGGCGCGATGTCGTCCTGGTACGTGTGGACCGCGCTCGGCCTGTACCCCGAGGTGCCGAGCCGCGCCGAGCTGCAGGTCGCGGCGCCGCTGTTCCCGCGCGCGGTGATCCACCGCGACAAGGGCCGGACGATCCGCATCAACGCACCGGGCGCGACGACGGCGACCAAGTACGTGCAGAGCCTGAAGGTCAACGGCCGTACGTCGACCAAGCCCTGGCTCGGCGCGAGCTTCGTCCAGCGCGGTGGCACGCTCGACTTCAAGGTCTCCGCCACAGCCAACCCGGCGTGGGGCTCGGCCGCGAAGGACGCGCC
The Kribbella italica DNA segment above includes these coding regions:
- a CDS encoding Mrp/NBP35 family ATP-binding protein, whose protein sequence is MAPSADQVTAALGSVIDPEIKKPITELGMVESVVVKTDGVVAVKILLTVSGCPMKDTLRRDTVAAVSALDGVTAVEVELGVMSTEQRAALQTQLRGGVAEKEIPFSRADSLTKVFAIASGKGGVGKSSVTVNLAVAMAAKGLSVGVLDADIYGHSIPAMFGIADEKPTAVDDMIMPVPAYGVKVISIGMLKPKRDQVVAWRGPILDRALVQMLADVYWGDLDVLLLDLPPGTGDIAISVGQRLTTAEVIVVTTPQEAAAEVAERAGTMAQMVHQRVAGVIENMSFLPCPHCGPEHRIEIFGTGGGLRVSETLSARLGYPIPLLGEIPLDERLRSGGDLGQPLAMSDPDTPASQVIVDIAERLGGKPRGLLGRQLGLSPVGR
- a CDS encoding DUF1003 domain-containing protein, whose protein sequence is MPREDRDDRRSNRSDDRRPARSEERRLTRPAADRLDVPRELRRTLVRRRAYDADAFGRLSERIARFLGTGQFLVYMTATIVFWVVWNIFAPENLRWDQYPFIFLTLALSLQASYAAPLILLAQNRQEARDRVQYERDRDVDARSRADMEFLAREMASLRMSVGEVATRDFLRSELRSLLAELDKDREDDRV
- a CDS encoding GH92 family glycosyl hydrolase, translating into MKHRRIAAVLAGSLITALVSTALASAVPSPSPQYDGQPTTAPPSTTPPGLRAQETLGQSRITSSSPDPTEHVDPLIGTSNLGDVFPGAVTPFGMFSFSPETSRGNHFRTAAPGGYLYDATRIRGFSLTHMSGTGCAGGSGDIPIFPYAGAVTTSPQTDAKDEVYASTFSHANETAKPGYYKVGLDSGATAELAATTRTGSATFTFPADKAKSLLFRTANSEVGSSDAAVTIDPAKRTVTGSVTSGNFCGYLASVGQRSYYTLHFVAQFDQPFANHGTWKDAAVSPGSTSAGGGSTYGPDGWMPAGKGSGAYLGFDSSTVNMRIGISYVSKANAAENLAKENPRGQTLAKTAAKAKQAWRDQLNRIEITGGATADRTTFYTALYHALLHPNVFSDVNGQYWGFDHKAHKLSRGQKNQYATFSGWDVYRSQVQLLALLEPQRAGDVAQSLLNQAQQNDGIWDRWTHASGSTAVMTGDPSAPALAGIHAFGGTNFDVRTALKSLVKAATVPTAKDLSSQGKPVMSIGQRPSLDKYLALGYIPTKSNAWGGAVETLEDTTADFALAELASAIGDRKTAAKFVKRSQYWQNVFNPENGGYIQNRDENGAWPAFTPATQDGFAEGSSAQYTWMIPHNRAGLFEAMGGKDVVNQRLDAFFKDADGNWALTKSGDLHAEMDNEPSINTPWIYNYSGQPYKAQETLRQAMTQLWNTTTGGIPGNDDLGAMSSWYVWTALGLYPEVPSRAELQVAAPLFPRAVIHRDKGRTIRINAPGATTATKYVQSLKVNGRTSTKPWLGASFVQRGGTLDFKVSATANPAWGSAAKDAPPSWRTGEIPFQTSTDIGRLVVAPGTTSEPVTIKAHRLSGTATSVSYTVTTPAGLTASPASGSFTVDQSGGAPVRVTAAAGTPDGRYPVTVAPKAADGTALPRLGFTVVVGQPNSFSVLREGVAASDDASDHTEADFDGGGVSYSRQALAAAGLTPGGTVTKEGLTFVWPGVPVGEPDNVPADGQVLDLNLPAGTTKLSFVGSAVNGNQEGKATLKYADGTTSEVDLSFSDWTLGGGGDTVHFGNLVVASTPYRNESGGGRDNVATHLFATAPVPVAAGRIPVSVTLPKNRDLRIFTLATG